A DNA window from Hydrogenophaga taeniospiralis contains the following coding sequences:
- the ilvD gene encoding dihydroxy-acid dehydratase, giving the protein MADNTPIPILPINRRSAHITQGKSRAPNRSMYYAMGYEEGDFVKPMVGVANGHSTITPCNSGLQKLADAAIAGIEEAGGNAQVFGTPTISDGMAMGTEGMKYSLVSREVISDCVETCVQGQWMDGVVVIGGCDKNMPGGLMGMLRANVPAIYVYGGTILPGRYKDQDLNIVSVFEAVGQNAAGRLSDHDLHEIEQRAIPGTGSCGGMYTANTMSSAFEALGISLPYSSTMANPHDEKTNSARESARVLIEAIRQDIKPRDIVTRKSIENAVAVIMATGGSTNAVLHFLAIAHAAEVEWTIDDFERVRQKIPVLCDLKPSGQYLAVDLHKAGGIPQVMKMLLNAGLLHGDCLTITGQTIAEALKDVPDTPRADQDVIRPLDRPLYEHGHLAILKGNLSPEGCVAKITGLKNPVMTGPARVFDDEQSALKAILDGHIVAGDVMVLRYLGPKGGPGMPEMLAPTGALIGAGLGESVGLITDGRFSGGTWGMVVGHVAPEAAVGGTIGLVQEGDHITIDAHRLLLELHVPDAEIAKRRAAWTAPAPRYTRGVQAKFAFNASSASQGAVLDNY; this is encoded by the coding sequence ATGGCCGACAACACGCCCATCCCCATCCTTCCGATCAACCGCCGCAGTGCGCACATCACCCAGGGCAAGTCGCGCGCGCCCAACCGGTCCATGTACTACGCCATGGGCTACGAGGAAGGCGACTTCGTCAAACCCATGGTCGGTGTGGCCAACGGCCACAGCACGATCACACCCTGCAACTCGGGCCTGCAGAAGCTGGCCGATGCGGCCATCGCGGGCATCGAAGAGGCCGGCGGCAACGCACAGGTGTTTGGCACTCCCACCATTTCCGATGGCATGGCCATGGGCACAGAAGGCATGAAGTATTCGCTGGTGTCGCGCGAGGTCATCTCCGACTGCGTGGAGACCTGCGTGCAGGGCCAGTGGATGGACGGCGTGGTGGTCATCGGTGGCTGCGACAAGAACATGCCGGGCGGTCTGATGGGCATGCTGCGCGCCAACGTGCCCGCGATCTATGTGTATGGCGGCACCATCCTGCCAGGCCGCTACAAGGACCAGGACCTCAACATCGTGAGCGTGTTCGAAGCCGTGGGCCAGAACGCCGCCGGCAGGCTCAGCGACCACGACCTGCACGAGATCGAGCAGCGCGCCATCCCGGGGACCGGCTCGTGCGGCGGCATGTACACCGCCAACACCATGTCATCGGCCTTCGAGGCGCTGGGCATTTCGCTGCCCTACTCCAGCACCATGGCCAACCCCCACGACGAAAAGACGAACTCGGCCAGGGAATCGGCCAGGGTGCTGATCGAAGCCATCCGACAAGACATCAAGCCCCGCGACATCGTCACGCGCAAGAGCATTGAGAACGCGGTCGCCGTGATCATGGCCACAGGCGGGTCCACCAACGCGGTGCTGCACTTTCTGGCCATTGCGCATGCGGCCGAGGTGGAGTGGACCATCGACGACTTCGAGCGCGTGCGCCAGAAGATTCCCGTGCTGTGCGACCTCAAACCCAGCGGCCAATACCTCGCGGTCGACCTGCACAAGGCCGGCGGCATTCCTCAGGTCATGAAAATGCTGCTCAACGCCGGCCTGCTGCACGGCGACTGCCTCACCATCACGGGCCAGACCATTGCCGAGGCGCTCAAGGACGTGCCCGATACCCCGCGCGCCGACCAGGACGTGATCCGGCCGCTCGATCGGCCGTTGTACGAACACGGCCACCTGGCCATCCTCAAAGGCAATCTGTCACCCGAAGGCTGCGTGGCCAAGATCACCGGCCTGAAGAATCCGGTCATGACCGGCCCTGCCCGCGTGTTCGACGACGAGCAGTCTGCGCTCAAAGCCATCCTGGACGGCCACATCGTGGCCGGTGACGTGATGGTGTTGCGCTACCTCGGCCCCAAGGGAGGGCCCGGCATGCCCGAGATGCTGGCGCCCACGGGCGCCCTGATCGGCGCCGGACTGGGCGAGAGCGTGGGCCTGATCACCGATGGGCGTTTCTCCGGCGGCACCTGGGGCATGGTGGTGGGCCACGTGGCGCCCGAAGCGGCGGTCGGCGGCACGATCGGACTGGTGCAGGAAGGCGATCACATCACGATCGACGCACACCGCTTGCTGCTGGAACTCCATGTGCCCGACGCCGAGATCGCGAAACGACGTGCGGCCTGGACGGCACCCGCGCCGCGCTACACCCGAGGCGTGCAGGCCAAATTTGCCTTCAACGCGTCCAGCGCCAGCCAAGGGGCCGTGCTGGACAACTATTGA
- the ilvD gene encoding dihydroxy-acid dehydratase, whose amino-acid sequence MPAYRSKTSTAGRNMAGARSLWRATGMKDGDFDKPIIAIANSFTQFVPGHVHLKDLGQLVAREIEAAGGVAKEFNTIAVDDGIAMGHDGMLYSLPSRDIIADSVEYMVNAHCADALVCISNCDKITPGMLMAAMRLNIPVVFVSGGPMEAGKTRLAGSIEIKKLDLIDAMVMAADVKVSDADLAEVERSACPTCGSCSGMFTANSMNCLTEALGLSLPGNGTVVATHADREQLFKRAGRLAVELCRRYYEQDDASVLPRSMGFKAFENAITLDIAMGGSTNTILHLLAIAQEAEIDFTMKDIDRLSRVVPQLCKVAPNTNKYHIEDVHRAGGIMAILGELDRAGKLHTDVPTVHARTMKDALDQWDIARNPSAEVQTFYRAGPAGVPSQVAFSQSTRWPSLDTDRAEGCIRSGAHAFSQEGGLAVLVGNIALNGCVVKTAGVDDALLVFEGTAHVTESQDEAVANILDDKVKAGDVVIVRYEGPKGGPGMQEMLYPTSYIKSKGLGKACALLTDGRFSGGTSGLSIGHCSPEAAAGGAIGLVRNGDRIRIDIPNRSINVLVSDDELAQRRSEQDARGWKPALPRKRKVSAALKAYALLAMSADKGAVRDLSLLGD is encoded by the coding sequence ATGCCCGCATACCGTTCCAAGACCTCCACCGCCGGCCGCAACATGGCGGGCGCCCGCTCGCTGTGGCGTGCCACCGGCATGAAGGACGGCGACTTCGACAAGCCCATCATCGCCATCGCCAATTCCTTCACCCAGTTCGTGCCCGGCCACGTGCACCTGAAGGACCTGGGCCAGCTCGTGGCGCGTGAGATCGAGGCCGCCGGGGGCGTGGCCAAGGAGTTCAACACCATCGCGGTGGACGACGGCATCGCCATGGGGCACGACGGCATGCTGTATTCGCTGCCCAGCCGCGACATCATTGCCGACTCGGTCGAGTACATGGTCAACGCGCACTGCGCCGATGCGCTGGTCTGCATTTCCAACTGCGACAAGATCACCCCGGGGATGCTGATGGCCGCGATGCGCCTGAACATTCCCGTGGTGTTCGTCTCGGGCGGTCCGATGGAAGCGGGCAAGACCCGCCTGGCGGGCAGCATCGAGATCAAGAAGCTCGATCTGATCGATGCCATGGTGATGGCCGCCGACGTCAAGGTGTCGGATGCCGACCTGGCCGAGGTGGAGCGCTCCGCCTGCCCGACCTGCGGTTCCTGCTCGGGCATGTTCACCGCCAATTCCATGAACTGCCTGACCGAGGCGCTGGGACTCTCGCTGCCGGGCAACGGCACGGTGGTGGCGACCCACGCCGACCGCGAGCAGCTTTTCAAACGTGCCGGTCGCCTGGCGGTTGAACTCTGCCGCCGCTACTACGAGCAGGACGATGCATCCGTGCTGCCGCGTTCCATGGGTTTCAAGGCCTTCGAGAACGCCATCACGCTGGACATCGCGATGGGTGGTTCGACCAACACCATCCTGCACCTGCTGGCGATCGCCCAGGAAGCCGAAATCGATTTCACCATGAAGGACATCGACCGCCTCTCGCGCGTCGTGCCGCAGCTGTGCAAGGTGGCACCGAACACCAACAAGTACCACATCGAAGACGTGCACCGCGCGGGCGGCATCATGGCCATCCTGGGTGAACTGGATCGCGCCGGTAAGCTGCACACCGATGTGCCCACGGTGCACGCCCGGACCATGAAGGACGCGCTGGACCAGTGGGACATCGCGCGCAACCCGAGCGCCGAGGTGCAGACCTTTTACCGGGCCGGTCCGGCCGGTGTGCCCAGCCAGGTGGCGTTCAGCCAGTCCACGCGCTGGCCCAGTCTGGACACCGACCGCGCCGAAGGTTGCATCCGTTCGGGGGCGCATGCCTTCTCGCAAGAAGGCGGGCTGGCCGTTCTGGTGGGCAACATCGCGCTCAATGGCTGCGTGGTGAAAACCGCCGGCGTGGACGACGCGCTGCTGGTGTTTGAGGGCACGGCCCACGTGACCGAGTCTCAGGACGAGGCGGTCGCCAACATCCTGGACGACAAGGTCAAAGCCGGCGACGTGGTGATCGTGCGCTACGAAGGCCCCAAGGGCGGCCCGGGCATGCAGGAAATGCTCTACCCGACCTCGTACATCAAGTCCAAGGGCCTGGGCAAGGCCTGCGCGTTGCTGACCGATGGCCGCTTCTCTGGTGGCACCTCGGGCCTGTCGATCGGCCACTGCTCTCCGGAAGCCGCGGCGGGTGGCGCTATCGGCCTGGTGCGCAACGGCGATCGCATCCGCATCGATATTCCCAACCGCAGCATCAACGTGCTGGTGTCCGACGATGAGCTGGCACAGCGCCGTAGCGAACAGGACGCCAGGGGCTGGAAACCCGCATTGCCCCGCAAGCGCAAGGTGTCCGCAGCGCTCAAGGCCTATGCCTTGCTCGCCATGTCGGCCGACAAGGGCGCCGTGCGCGACCTCTCGCTGCTCGGCGACTGA
- a CDS encoding fumarate hydratase — protein MTTSIRQNDLIESVAAALQYISYYHPADYIAHLARAYEREQSAAAKDAIAQILTNSKMSATGHRPICQDTGIVNVFLKVGMDVRWEGFSGSLDDAINEGVRRGYNHPDNTLRASVVADPQFDRKNTKDNTPAVIFTEIVPGNTVEVTVAAKGGGSENKSKMVMLNPGDNVVDWVLKTVPTMGAGWCPPGMLGIGIGGTAEKAVLMAKESLMDDLDMYELQAKAAKGEQLSKVEEMRLELFDKVNALGIGAQGLGGLTTVLDVKIKMYPTHAASKPVAMIPNCAATRHAHFVLDGSGPVYIDPPSLDLWPNVDWTPDTQKSQRVDLNTLTPAEVASWKPGQTLLLNGKMLTGRDAAHKRIQDMLAKGEPLPVDFTNRVIYYVGPVDPVKGEAVGPAGPTTATRMDGFTEMMLAQTGLIAMVGKAERGPVAIEAIKKHQSAYLMAVGGAAYLVSKAIKTAKVVGFADLGMEAIYEFDVVDMPVTVAVDAGGTSAHITGPAEWSKRIASGEFKGIAVAAA, from the coding sequence ATGACCACGAGCATCCGTCAGAACGACCTGATCGAATCCGTCGCAGCCGCCCTGCAGTACATCAGCTACTACCACCCGGCCGACTACATCGCCCACCTGGCCCGTGCCTACGAACGCGAGCAGAGCGCAGCCGCCAAGGACGCGATCGCGCAGATCCTGACCAACAGCAAGATGAGCGCCACCGGGCACCGCCCGATCTGCCAGGACACCGGCATCGTCAACGTCTTCCTGAAAGTCGGCATGGACGTGCGCTGGGAAGGTTTTTCCGGCAGCCTGGACGACGCCATCAACGAAGGCGTGCGCCGCGGCTACAACCACCCCGACAACACGCTGCGCGCCAGCGTCGTGGCCGACCCGCAATTCGACCGCAAGAACACCAAGGACAACACGCCCGCCGTGATCTTCACCGAGATCGTGCCGGGCAACACGGTGGAAGTCACCGTCGCGGCCAAGGGCGGTGGCTCGGAGAACAAATCCAAGATGGTCATGCTCAACCCGGGCGACAACGTGGTCGACTGGGTGCTCAAGACCGTGCCGACCATGGGCGCCGGCTGGTGCCCGCCGGGCATGCTGGGCATCGGCATCGGCGGCACCGCAGAGAAGGCCGTGCTGATGGCCAAGGAAAGCCTGATGGACGACCTGGACATGTACGAGCTGCAGGCCAAGGCCGCCAAGGGCGAGCAACTCAGCAAGGTCGAAGAGATGCGTCTGGAGTTGTTTGACAAGGTCAATGCGTTGGGCATCGGCGCGCAAGGCCTGGGCGGCCTGACCACCGTGCTCGACGTCAAGATCAAGATGTACCCCACGCACGCGGCCAGCAAGCCGGTGGCCATGATCCCCAACTGCGCGGCCACGCGCCACGCCCACTTCGTGCTCGATGGCAGCGGCCCGGTCTACATCGACCCGCCCAGCCTGGACCTGTGGCCCAACGTGGACTGGACGCCCGATACCCAGAAAAGCCAGCGCGTGGACCTCAACACGCTGACCCCGGCCGAGGTGGCCAGCTGGAAACCCGGCCAGACCCTGCTGCTCAACGGCAAGATGCTCACCGGCCGTGACGCCGCCCACAAACGCATCCAGGACATGCTGGCCAAGGGCGAACCGCTGCCGGTGGACTTCACCAACCGTGTCATCTACTACGTCGGCCCGGTCGATCCTGTCAAGGGCGAAGCGGTCGGCCCGGCCGGCCCCACCACCGCCACCCGCATGGACGGTTTCACCGAGATGATGCTGGCGCAAACCGGCCTGATCGCCATGGTTGGCAAGGCCGAGCGCGGCCCGGTCGCCATCGAGGCCATCAAGAAGCACCAGTCGGCCTACCTCATGGCCGTGGGCGGCGCCGCCTACCTGGTCTCCAAGGCCATCAAGACCGCGAAGGTCGTGGGCTTCGCCGACTTGGGCATGGAAGCCATCTACGAATTCGACGTGGTCGACATGCCGGTCACCGTGGCCGTGGATGCGGGAGGCACCAGCGCCCACATCACCGGCCCGGCCGAGTGGAGCAAGCGCATCGCCTCGGGCGAATTCAAGGGCATCGCGGTGGCCGCCGCTTGA
- the fumC gene encoding class II fumarate hydratase, which produces MDSRIEHDTMGSIAVPAERLWGAQTQRSLEHFDISGERMPPELIRALVRVKRACAVVNQSLAGLAPDKAKAIEAAAGEVIDGRWDAEFPLVIWQTGSGTQTNMNANEVLANRASELLGGKRGQRRLVHPNDDVNRSQSSNDVFPTAMHLAAVDGLVRALLPALGGLHDTLAAKAVLFDGIVKIGRTHLQDATPLTLGQEVSGWAAQLAHAERHIRAALPHLCELALGGTAVGTGLNAPVGFDAAVAAELARDTGLPLVTAPNKFEALASCDALVHAHGALKGLAASLMKIANDVRWLASGPRSGLGELSIPENEPGSSIMPGKVNPTQCEALTMLCCQVMGNDVAINMGGASGNFELNVFRPMVAHNFLQSVRLLADGMASFNGHCALGIAPNIERIGELVEQSLMLVTALNPHIGYDRAAEIAKKAHRDGTTLREAALASGHVSAEQFDQWVVPGEMTGR; this is translated from the coding sequence ATGGACTCCCGCATCGAGCACGACACCATGGGCTCCATTGCCGTTCCGGCGGAGCGACTGTGGGGGGCGCAGACGCAGCGTTCTCTGGAGCATTTCGACATTTCGGGGGAGCGGATGCCGCCTGAATTGATCCGTGCGCTGGTCCGGGTCAAGCGGGCCTGTGCCGTGGTGAACCAGAGCCTGGCCGGCCTGGCGCCCGACAAGGCGAAAGCCATCGAGGCCGCGGCCGGCGAGGTGATTGACGGGCGGTGGGATGCCGAGTTCCCGTTGGTGATCTGGCAGACCGGCTCAGGCACGCAGACCAACATGAACGCCAACGAGGTGCTGGCCAATCGCGCCAGCGAGTTGTTGGGTGGCAAGCGTGGCCAGCGGCGGCTGGTGCACCCGAACGACGACGTCAACCGCAGCCAGTCGTCCAACGATGTGTTTCCCACCGCGATGCATCTGGCGGCGGTGGACGGGCTGGTGCGGGCGCTGCTGCCCGCGCTGGGTGGCTTGCACGACACCCTGGCCGCGAAAGCCGTGTTGTTCGATGGCATCGTGAAGATCGGGCGCACCCATTTGCAGGACGCCACACCGCTCACCCTGGGGCAGGAGGTGTCCGGCTGGGCTGCCCAGCTGGCGCATGCCGAGCGGCACATCCGGGCCGCGCTGCCGCACCTGTGCGAACTGGCTCTGGGTGGCACGGCTGTGGGGACCGGTTTGAACGCGCCTGTGGGGTTCGACGCGGCGGTGGCGGCCGAACTGGCCCGGGACACCGGTTTGCCGCTGGTCACGGCACCCAACAAGTTCGAGGCGCTGGCCAGTTGCGATGCGCTGGTGCACGCACACGGCGCACTCAAGGGGTTGGCCGCGAGTCTGATGAAGATCGCCAACGACGTGCGCTGGCTCGCCAGCGGCCCTCGCAGCGGGCTGGGAGAGCTGTCGATTCCCGAAAACGAACCTGGCTCGTCCATCATGCCGGGCAAGGTCAACCCCACGCAGTGCGAAGCGCTCACCATGTTGTGTTGCCAGGTGATGGGCAACGACGTGGCCATCAACATGGGTGGCGCCTCGGGCAACTTCGAACTCAATGTGTTCCGCCCCATGGTGGCTCACAACTTCCTGCAAAGCGTGCGCCTGCTGGCCGATGGCATGGCCAGCTTCAACGGCCATTGCGCACTCGGCATCGCGCCGAACATCGAGCGCATCGGCGAATTGGTGGAACAGTCCTTGATGCTGGTGACCGCGCTCAATCCGCACATCGGCTACGACCGGGCCGCCGAGATCGCGAAGAAAGCGCACCGGGACGGGACGACGTTGCGCGAAGCGGCGCTGGCATCCGGTCATGTGAGCGCTGAGCAGTTCGATCAGTGGGTGGTGCCCGGCGAGATGACCGGTCGTTGA
- the acs gene encoding acetate--CoA ligase, with translation MSTPSTSIESTLVENRVFEPTEATVKAARISGMDAYNALCAEAENDFEGFWARRARETLTWHKPFTKTLDESNAPFFKWFEDGELNASYNCLDRHMGTPVENKTAIIFEADGGEVTKVTYKELLGKVSQFANALKARGVKKGDRVVIYMPMTIEGVVAMQACARIGATHSVVFGGFSAKALQERIQDAGAVAVITANYQLRGGKELPLKAIVDEGIAMGGCECIKDVIVFQRTPTAVNMVAGRDSFMHDVMAGQSTDCPAEMVGAEHPLFVLYTSGSTGKPKGVQHSTGGYLLWASLTMQWTFDLQDKDIFWCTADIGWITGHTYVAYGPLAAGATQIVFEGVPTYPNAGRFWQMIERHKCTIFYTAPTAIRSLIKAAEGDEKVHPARSDLSSLRILGSVGEPINPEAWMWYYKHVGGERCPIVDTFWQTETGGHMISPLPGATPLVPGSCTLPLPGITTAIVDEAGMDVPNGSGGILVVKKPWPSMIRTIWGDPERFKKSYFPEELKGYYLAGDGAVRSADRGYFRITGRIDDVLNVSGHRMGTMEIESALVGKTDLVAEAAVVGRPDDLTGEAIVAFVVLKRSRPTGDEAKAIAKVLRDWVGKEIGPIAKPKDIRFGDNLPKTRSGKIMRRLLRSIAKGEAITQDTSTLENPAILDQLSENN, from the coding sequence ATGTCCACACCTTCGACGTCCATTGAATCCACCCTGGTCGAGAACCGTGTTTTTGAGCCCACGGAGGCGACTGTCAAGGCCGCCCGGATCTCGGGTATGGATGCCTACAACGCGCTGTGCGCCGAGGCGGAAAACGACTTCGAAGGTTTCTGGGCCCGGCGTGCTCGCGAAACGCTCACCTGGCACAAGCCATTCACCAAGACGCTGGACGAATCGAATGCGCCGTTCTTCAAGTGGTTTGAAGACGGTGAACTCAATGCCTCCTACAACTGCCTGGATCGCCACATGGGCACTCCGGTGGAGAACAAGACCGCCATCATCTTCGAAGCCGATGGTGGCGAAGTGACCAAGGTGACCTACAAGGAACTGCTGGGCAAAGTGTCGCAATTTGCGAATGCCTTGAAGGCCCGTGGCGTGAAAAAAGGTGACCGTGTGGTCATCTACATGCCCATGACCATCGAGGGTGTGGTCGCCATGCAGGCTTGCGCACGCATCGGTGCAACCCACAGCGTGGTGTTCGGTGGCTTCTCGGCCAAGGCGCTGCAGGAGCGCATCCAGGACGCGGGCGCTGTGGCTGTGATCACCGCCAACTACCAACTGCGTGGCGGCAAGGAACTGCCGCTCAAGGCGATCGTGGACGAAGGCATCGCCATGGGTGGCTGCGAGTGCATCAAGGACGTGATCGTGTTCCAGCGCACGCCCACGGCGGTGAACATGGTGGCTGGCCGCGACAGCTTCATGCACGACGTGATGGCCGGCCAGTCCACCGACTGCCCGGCCGAAATGGTGGGTGCCGAGCACCCGCTGTTCGTGCTCTACACCTCCGGCTCCACCGGCAAGCCCAAGGGCGTTCAACACAGCACGGGCGGTTACCTGCTGTGGGCCAGCCTGACCATGCAGTGGACCTTCGACCTGCAGGACAAGGACATCTTCTGGTGCACCGCCGACATCGGCTGGATCACCGGTCATACCTATGTGGCCTACGGCCCGCTGGCTGCGGGTGCCACGCAGATCGTGTTCGAAGGTGTGCCGACCTACCCGAATGCGGGTCGCTTCTGGCAGATGATCGAGCGCCACAAGTGCACGATCTTCTACACCGCTCCCACCGCCATCCGCTCGCTGATCAAGGCCGCCGAGGGCGATGAAAAGGTGCACCCCGCACGCTCCGATCTGAGCAGCCTGCGCATCCTGGGCTCGGTCGGCGAACCGATCAACCCCGAAGCCTGGATGTGGTACTACAAACACGTGGGCGGCGAGCGCTGCCCCATCGTGGACACCTTCTGGCAGACCGAAACCGGCGGCCACATGATCTCCCCGCTGCCGGGCGCCACGCCGCTGGTGCCGGGCTCGTGCACATTGCCACTGCCGGGCATCACCACCGCCATCGTTGACGAAGCCGGCATGGACGTGCCCAACGGGTCGGGCGGCATCCTGGTGGTCAAGAAGCCTTGGCCTTCGATGATCCGCACCATCTGGGGCGACCCGGAGCGTTTCAAGAAGAGCTATTTCCCCGAGGAACTCAAGGGCTACTACCTGGCCGGCGACGGTGCGGTGCGCAGTGCCGACCGTGGCTACTTCCGCATCACCGGCCGCATCGACGACGTGCTCAACGTCTCGGGCCACCGCATGGGCACGATGGAGATCGAGTCGGCGCTGGTGGGCAAGACCGACCTGGTGGCCGAAGCGGCCGTGGTGGGGCGTCCGGATGATCTGACGGGCGAAGCCATTGTGGCTTTCGTGGTGCTCAAGCGTTCGCGTCCGACGGGTGACGAGGCCAAGGCCATTGCCAAGGTGCTGCGCGACTGGGTGGGCAAGGAAATCGGTCCGATCGCCAAGCCCAAGGACATCCGGTTTGGTGACAACCTGCCCAAGACCCGCTCGGGCAAAATCATGCGCCGCCTGTTGCGTTCCATCGCCAAGGGCGAGGCCATTACCCAGGACACCTCCACGCTGGAGAATCCGGCCATCCTCGATCAGTTGTCGGAAAACAATTGA
- a CDS encoding YqhA family protein produces MTDPVKTPRTLQALPNLIFASRWLQLPLYLGLILAQGIYVFHFWVELVHLIEAAFGNKDALAALVKSIGYKESFDITTLNETIIMLVVLALIDVVMISNLLIMVIVGGYETFVSRMNLESHPDQPEWLSHVNASVLKVKLATAIIGISSIHLLKTFINAANYDLKVLMWQTIIHVVFLLSAMAIAMTDRLMARPATDDH; encoded by the coding sequence ATGACCGACCCCGTCAAAACGCCCCGCACGCTCCAGGCCCTGCCCAACCTGATCTTTGCCAGCCGCTGGCTGCAATTGCCGCTCTACCTGGGCCTGATCCTGGCCCAGGGCATCTATGTGTTCCATTTCTGGGTCGAACTGGTCCATTTGATCGAGGCCGCTTTCGGCAACAAGGACGCGCTGGCCGCGCTGGTCAAGAGCATTGGCTACAAGGAGTCGTTCGACATCACCACCCTCAACGAAACCATCATCATGCTGGTGGTGCTCGCCTTGATCGACGTGGTCATGATCTCCAACCTGCTGATCATGGTGATCGTGGGTGGCTACGAGACCTTCGTGAGCCGCATGAACCTGGAGAGCCACCCGGACCAGCCCGAGTGGCTGAGCCACGTGAACGCCTCGGTGCTCAAGGTCAAGCTGGCCACGGCCATCATCGGCATCAGCTCGATCCACCTGCTCAAGACCTTCATCAACGCCGCCAACTACGATCTGAAGGTCTTGATGTGGCAGACCATCATCCACGTGGTGTTCCTGCTCAGTGCCATGGCGATTGCGATGACCGATCGGCTGATGGCCCGTCCGGCGACCGACGACCACTGA
- a CDS encoding c-type cytochrome, whose product MKRALLIMAAMAAISAPAMADEALAKSKNCMACHAVDKKLVGPAYKDVAKKYAGDAKAADMLAAKIVKGGSGVWGAIPMPANTQVNPAEAKKLATWVLSLK is encoded by the coding sequence ATGAAACGCGCTCTTCTGATTATGGCCGCCATGGCCGCCATCTCCGCTCCGGCCATGGCCGACGAAGCCCTCGCCAAAAGCAAGAACTGCATGGCCTGCCATGCGGTGGACAAGAAACTGGTAGGCCCGGCCTACAAGGACGTCGCCAAGAAATACGCTGGCGATGCCAAGGCGGCGGACATGCTCGCCGCCAAGATCGTCAAGGGTGGCTCGGGTGTCTGGGGCGCCATCCCTATGCCCGCCAACACGCAGGTCAACCCGGCCGAGGCCAAGAAGCTGGCCACCTGGGTGCTGAGCCTGAAATAA
- a CDS encoding TIGR04438 family Trp-rich protein, which yields MFLLIAGVALTIWNYMRIGLVADSSWWWVLSPFLMAMAWWAWADATGYTKRKQMEKMDKKKQDRIEKQREALGLKSKRRSR from the coding sequence ATGTTTCTCCTGATTGCGGGCGTTGCCTTGACCATTTGGAACTATATGCGGATCGGTCTGGTCGCCGATTCGTCGTGGTGGTGGGTGTTGTCGCCTTTTCTCATGGCCATGGCCTGGTGGGCCTGGGCCGATGCCACGGGCTACACCAAGCGCAAGCAGATGGAGAAGATGGACAAGAAGAAACAGGACCGGATCGAGAAACAGCGCGAGGCCCTGGGCCTCAAGTCCAAGCGGCGCTCGCGGTAG
- the murI gene encoding glutamate racemase, protein MKTIGVFDSGVGGLSVLRALLAEMPDAHFVYLADGSHAPYGERSAQQVAERAQRITARLRKDHAVDALVVACNTATALAIESLRRQHPDWPIVGVEPALKPAAALSRTGHIGVLATRGTVESERFARLRARVESESGRPLHFNGQACDGLADAIERGDEPATRILCARYLDALRANANTPEPMDTLVLGCTHYPFAADILQALAGPAVRLVETGAPVARRTRAVLGLPEATRSETGTPQITLLSTGDPAPLAQAAARWLGTSVRAAHMDV, encoded by the coding sequence TTGAAGACCATCGGTGTCTTTGACAGCGGGGTGGGCGGCCTGAGCGTGCTGCGCGCCCTGCTGGCCGAAATGCCGGACGCGCATTTCGTCTACCTGGCCGACGGGTCACACGCCCCCTACGGCGAACGCAGTGCCCAGCAGGTCGCAGAGCGCGCCCAGCGCATCACCGCCCGACTGCGCAAGGACCATGCAGTCGATGCCCTGGTGGTGGCCTGCAACACGGCCACCGCCCTGGCCATCGAATCCCTGCGTCGGCAACACCCCGACTGGCCCATCGTCGGCGTGGAACCCGCTCTGAAGCCCGCTGCCGCCCTCAGCCGGACCGGGCACATCGGCGTGCTCGCCACGCGCGGCACGGTCGAAAGTGAGCGCTTTGCACGGCTGCGCGCCAGGGTCGAGTCCGAATCCGGCCGCCCGCTGCACTTCAATGGCCAAGCCTGCGATGGCCTCGCCGACGCGATCGAGCGAGGCGACGAACCCGCAACCAGGATCTTGTGTGCGCGCTACCTGGACGCCTTGCGCGCCAACGCCAACACCCCGGAGCCGATGGACACCCTGGTACTGGGCTGCACGCACTACCCGTTCGCAGCCGACATCCTGCAGGCGCTGGCGGGACCCGCCGTGCGCCTGGTTGAAACCGGCGCTCCAGTCGCACGCCGCACGCGCGCTGTGCTGGGATTGCCCGAGGCCACTCGCTCGGAGACCGGTACACCGCAGATCACACTGTTGTCCACCGGCGACCCGGCACCGCTGGCGCAAGCCGCGGCGCGCTGGCTCGGGACATCCGTTCGCGCCGCTCACATGGACGTCTGA